The following proteins are encoded in a genomic region of Clostridium kluyveri:
- a CDS encoding potassium channel family protein, with protein MRWFINLHKLEKKTILLMLALLYVSILFSFGFIYWDIANDSQGEFFIFQNDVNMNTKVEAFRKSLNIPIYNKEFKDMVKYLISSNEYKRPIAKLEAPGSSFSANIFAFDKILGENWANYYYLLFQSQGITHISIEDLGEDKVSSKFNSNKLKICFYKINEEEKYKDFKSYKKSDKNKFEKVDSKYVWINNYTLLYNEIFRKEYFYYPLNFYFPKLIENSISFLDDSPLVLRAIINGNFKYPIWNFMYFSAVTMTTLGYGDILPNSMVVRILVMLETIFGVIIIGVFVSCLFWNKKSNDS; from the coding sequence ATGAGGTGGTTTATTAATTTACATAAGCTTGAGAAAAAGACTATTTTACTTATGTTAGCATTGCTTTATGTGAGCATATTATTTTCTTTTGGATTTATTTACTGGGACATAGCCAATGATTCCCAGGGAGAATTTTTTATATTCCAAAATGATGTGAACATGAATACAAAGGTAGAAGCCTTTAGAAAGAGTTTGAATATCCCCATATATAATAAGGAATTTAAAGACATGGTAAAATATTTAATATCCTCTAATGAATATAAAAGACCTATTGCAAAATTAGAAGCTCCTGGATCCTCATTTTCTGCAAACATATTCGCCTTTGATAAAATATTAGGAGAAAATTGGGCTAATTATTATTATCTTTTATTTCAAAGTCAAGGTATTACCCATATAAGTATAGAAGACTTAGGAGAAGATAAAGTGAGTAGTAAATTTAATAGTAATAAGTTAAAAATATGTTTTTACAAGATAAATGAGGAGGAAAAATATAAGGATTTTAAGAGCTATAAAAAAAGTGATAAGAACAAATTTGAAAAAGTAGACAGCAAATATGTTTGGATAAATAATTATACCTTACTTTATAATGAAATTTTTAGGAAGGAATATTTTTATTATCCTCTAAATTTTTATTTTCCAAAGCTTATAGAAAACTCCATATCTTTTTTAGATGATAGTCCTTTGGTACTGAGAGCTATAATAAATGGAAATTTCAAATATCCAATATGGAATTTTATGTATTTTAGTGCTGTTACTATGACTACATTAGGTTATGGAGATATTTTGCCTAATTCTATGGTTGTTAGGATATTGGTTATGCTTGAAACTATATTTGGAGTAATTATAATAGGGGTATTTGTATCCTGTTTGTTTTGGAATAAAAAATCAAATGATTCTTAG
- a CDS encoding S-ribosylhomocysteine lyase, producing MEKITSFTINHLELLPGVYVSRQDNINGAIITTFDIRMTRPNFEPVMNTAELHTIEHLGATFLRNHSEYGSKIVYFGPMGCRTGLYLLLGSDRGFESREIIGLVKEMFQFIAEYEGEIPGALPKDCGNYLDMNLPMAKYLAKKYLENVLDNIGEKNLNYPK from the coding sequence ATGGAGAAAATCACTAGTTTTACAATTAATCACTTGGAACTATTGCCTGGGGTATATGTTTCAAGGCAGGATAATATTAATGGAGCAATAATAACTACCTTTGATATTAGGATGACAAGACCAAATTTTGAACCAGTAATGAATACTGCTGAACTTCATACTATTGAGCATTTGGGAGCAACCTTTTTAAGAAATCACAGCGAGTATGGCAGTAAGATAGTTTATTTTGGTCCTATGGGCTGTAGAACAGGATTATATTTATTATTAGGAAGTGATAGAGGATTTGAATCAAGGGAAATTATAGGGTTAGTTAAAGAGATGTTTCAATTTATTGCAGAATATGAGGGTGAAATTCCAGGTGCACTGCCAAAAGATTGTGGAAATTATCTTGATATGAACTTACCTATGGCTAAATATTTAGCAAAAAAATATTTAGAGAATGTGCTGGATAATATTGGTGAAAAAAATCTTA